TGACCCCTGCAGACAGCAAACCTTCCCCGCCCGCAGCTAGTGTGGGTCCTCCTTCATTGTGCATCCCAGCGGCCCCGACTTTCTCTTTGCCTTGAGAGCAAGTCTTTTTGCAGGTGGAGGGGGTAGGAAAATGTACCCATTTTCCAGAAACCCCACAAGTGTCTGATCGGTTGCTCAGTAAGTATTGTCAATGTTGTTGCATGCTGAGATTTTCACATTTACAAGACCTCGAATTAAAAtacatttgggtttcttttttctttttttttttcccaaaaatccTATCACTTTTTAACGCTGGCACTCTCACCAAGGATGCTATAGGCTTTGGAAGCACGACAGCTCTTGGTCGCATGGCCCCACTCCATGCATCACACACCTTAAGCAATATTCAATCCCAGGAACTGGATGCCAGTGACCCCTTTAGCATAGTCAAGGGAAGAAAAAGCATGACTACTCCCGCTCAGTTTCAAAGGTGACAGGATCATCCCAAGATGAAGACCAATGGGACCGCAAAACTTCGTAattcacctgtaaaataaaaCGGCCCTCAAAAACATCCTGTTTTTCCTGTCAAAGCGCCTACCCTACCCTGTCACTGGAGAAGCCTCCCACGGGTGCCGAACAAGAACGtcttctctggctccctctcccaACCCCAGGTGACCCTTTCCTCGACTGCCCACAGCAGAGGCAGCACTCAGCTGAAACATTCAACGAACTTTATTGAACAGAAACATTTGCCGAAACCAttgaagaggaggagggacaacGCAGAGAGGAACGCCGAACAGCCACTACAGCCCACAGGTCACAGCCCCCCTCCTCTTGGGGTCCCAAATGAGGTGCCCCTGTTCCCCCCAACACCGTGGCCCGCCCCCCCCGCCATAGCCTCCCTTCCTGAGGGCCCCACGATCGGCCTCTGGCCGGGATGATGGACGCTGGCCAGCCATGGCCCCTCACTCCAGGGCACTCTCCCCTCTGGCCGACATGCTGGGGCCCGGCCCTGCCCTATGGCCTGCACAGGACAGTCACAGGACGCTGCAAAACGCAGCATGGGGCACTCGGACAAGCCAAAGAAACTCAGTCACGAGTAACAAGAGAGTGGCACATCTCAGCACGGTTTCCACGGAGACTCCCGCAGGCCACCTCTGCCCTTGGTCCAGTGCCTCCTTCCTGAGGTCGCGGGGTCAGCACCAGCCATGCCTTCTTCTGTCCTTCCCGCCACCTCCTGGGACTGGGCTTCGACAGGTctccggggcggggtgggggcggctgCTCAgataagaacacacacacatctccacaAGAACAAGCAGCAGTTGGCCTAAACCTACACCGAGGAAGCATGGGCTGAGCTCACGACACCGCACGACAGCGAGCAGAGCCTGGGCTCGCACTGAAGCTCGTGCCACACCCCCGGGGCTGAGAGGTGGCTGCTGCGTCAGGCCAGGACACCCGCCGCGGGCTCCTGCCCACCTCAGGGCTCTGCACGGGAATGGTAACTAGGGTGCGTGTAGGGGGAGCTGACACGGGGGGTCACTAAGGGGCCTACGGAGGCACACGTGGGCTTCTCAGAGCGTGGAGTGACGTGCTCCACGGGTCAGTGAATGAGGGTCCCCCTCTTGGGCGGCCCGAGGGGCCGGCACCCTTGAGACGGCCCCTGACCTCTCCCAGGCCAGTGTGGGTGGCACACATTTTCAGGTGCCCCTCGCCTAGGCTAGGGCCAGCCGCTCAGGGGTGCTTCCCAGGCTGGCTGCCTGGACTGGCAGGGTTTcgcgctggggctggggctggggctggggctggggctggggtggagctGCCATGGGAGGgggcacccctccctgccccactctgcATCAAGTATGGTCATCCTGGTCCGTCGGAAGGGCTGATGGTGGTGGCCAGGGTGCCTTGGGAAGATGGGGTCCTGGGAATTTGGGCTGGGTGGGTTGTTGCCTCCACGTGGGGAGAGGCTGCTGCCCTGGCGtggcctccccctgcctccagaGCGCTGCTGCCTGAGAGGAGAGGGGGGCCCCTGGGCCTTCTGAGCCTATTTGCCCGAGGAGGACTTGGGGGGCCTCACCTCCCCAGCCCCGTCCTCGTTTCCCGACTCCTCTGGGATGGGCTTGGGCCCCTCCTCCAGGGGCTCCCCAGCCTCCTGGTCTCCTGCCTGGGCGAGGCCCTCCGGCTCACAGCCAGGACCTCCCGGGCCCTCCCTGGAAGCGCTGCCCatctgggcaggggtggggccccCAGGGGCCTCTGAGGGCCTTGCGTGATCTAGGCCCGCAGAGGCGGGAGCATTTTCATCTTCCTGCGTGGCAGGGAAGATCTTGGGGGCCTCCTCAGGGACGAGGGCTGCCCTGGCGACATCACGGGCTTCAGGAGCAGCCGTATCAGCTTCGGCACTGCCAGGAACGGCCTCACTGGCCCCTAGGTTGGCCAGGGCAGCCTGGGAAGCATCTTCCCTGGCTGGGGAGGCTTCGGCAACCTCTCCGCTGGCCCGGGCAGCGGCCAGGCCTCCGGTGCCCACACGGGCCCCCTCTTCCACTTGCAAGTGCTCGCTCCTAGCTGCGGTGGCCTCCCACGCCTCGGTCTCCTGAATGAGCCGCAGCATCCCCAGGAAGCCAGGTGGTCTCCTGTCCAGCCGCATCCTCCTCAGCTTGTTCTCGAGCATCTCGTTGGGGCGGGCCCGCGTCAGCACCTGCCGGGCGCGTAAATGGCCCGCAAGGTTGGGATGGATGGCCCCCTTCTCCACGGCCGACTGCAGCAGGCCTTCCAGGCGAATCACATAGACAAAGAGAGTCTCCTGGGGCCGCTGGCCACAGGTCAGGAACTTGAGCCGTGCGGTCGTGGGGGTGTCCTCCCTCCCGAACACCTGGACCAGCGCGGCCAGGCAATCCTGTGCAGGGACGTCAGGGTTTTCTGCCAGGAGGCCGCACACGAGATCCAGTGCGGGGCCACCCAAGCTCTCcatcagcctcctcctcctctccctttctgtgaTGTGGCACCACAGGGACAGCATGTCGCTGGTGTGATCCAGCCAGCTCTCAAAGGACTCTTCTTCTCGGTGTGGCTCTTCCGTTCCAGGAAAGGTTCTCAGTTTCCCAGAGGCCCTGTTTTCCAGCACAGGCTGCCAGGCCGGGCTCCAAGGCTGGGTCCAGGATCTTCCCGCACCTGTGGCTCCTGCCACACCCACAGCTCCTTCCTCACCTGCAGCTCCTGCCACACTCACAGATCCCGACAGACCTGCGATTCCTGCGTCCCCAGCGGCTCCCTCCTCATCTgactctcctgcttcctcttcagGCCCTGCCTGGCGCACAGcggctgccccgcctccagctccttcctggcctccagcttctgcctggcctccttcctcacctccagctgctgccccgcctccagccgctgccccgcctccagccgctgccccgcctccagctccttcctggcctccagctcctgccccgcctccagctgctgccccgcctccagcttcttcctggcctccagcttctgcctggcctccttcctggcctccagccgctgccccgcctccagccgctgccccgcctccagctccttcctggcctccagctcctgccccgcctccagccgctgccccgcctccagctccttcctggcctccagctcctgccccgcctccagccgctgccccgcctccagctccttcctggcctccagctcctgccccgcctccagccgctgccccgcctccagctccttcctggcctccagaagccgccttgcctccagctcctgccccatccccagctcCTGCCTCGCCTGCCAAGGCAACCCCTGCTTGCCTCTGGGTCTGTGCAAGGAAATTGAGTGTATCCTCTGACTCTGATTCcggggcctggggcaggaagaCCACAGTCCAGGGTCCTCCCATGCCTGGTATTTGTCGGGGGATCACACTTCGGTTTAAATACTGAGCCATCTCCACCAAGGCGACCTTGGATCTGAACTCCTTTCTGAACACCTTGCCCAGCACTCGGTATCTGcccaggggctggagggcagcCTGCACGGCCTCCTGGAATTCCTGGTCCTCACAGTCGTCGGGAATGCCCAGGATGAGCAGCGAGCGCTGCTCATTCACGCCCATCCACCTGCACCAGTCACGCAGCACTGCCAGTGCCATCGCCACTGCTCACAACCTGAGGGTGGAGAGAAATGACTGGAGAGGGGCACAGACTGTCGCAGCGTGAGCCCCAGCCTGTGAGTGCAAAGGGTCGAAGGGTGTGTCCAGAGcacacaggcccccccccccccaccgcacaGCCAAGCCCATCCTCCTCACACTGGTggccccctctgcctctcttcctgttttgtttgattttccaAAAACTTTTTTGATACTATACTAATTTATTTACTAGATACAGAGCTagtcaccttttcttttcttttttttttctggcatcaCCTTTAGGAATTGCTGTTTCTCCCGAGGAATACGTCAAGGTTTCAaattttttatgtacatttttccataatattctctcccttctctttctgatgTCTGTCTGATCTATAGGGATagccctctttcattcctgatactggtagtgttcccttccttttttcttgattacACTCAACAGGGCTTTaccacttttgtttctcttttaaaaaaaatttgtggggggggcacctgggtggctcagtcagttaagcctccgacttcgactcaggtcatgatctcatggtttatgagttcaagccccatgtcgggctctgtgctgacagatagCTCAGaggtgggagcctgcttcagattctgtgtcttccttgctctctgcccctcccccatcccttctctctctctctctctctctctctctctccctctttctctctctcaaaaaaaaaaattctttttttcattttctttaggtttggggcacctgggtggctcagtcggttaagcgtccaacttcagctcaggtcatgatctcctggttcacgagtttgagcctggcgtcaggctctgtgctgacagctctgagcctggagcctgcttcagactctgtgtctccctctctctctgcctctcccctgcttgcgctcagtttccctccctctctctctccctctctctcaaatgaaaacattaaattatttttaagtttatttactaatttttgagaaagagagagctagggagtgtcagagagagagggagagagagaatcccaagcaggctctgcactgtcagcacagagcccattgtggggcttcaactcacaaaccgtgtgatcatgacctgagccaaaaccaagagtcggacacttaaccagtgagccacccaggctccccttgtgtctctcttaaaaacagaagCCGACATATGGCTTTGTTAAATGTCTCGATAATTTGCTTTCTAgtactgatttcttttcttagttACAGCATTTTTTCAGCCAGCTAATTTTgcatttactttattctttttatagtttctttgaaTGCACCATTAGGTCACTGACTTTATgcccttcttcttttctaatataaacactTAGAacaatacattttcttctgattGCTTCTTTAGCTGCCTCCCAATAATTTCAGTAAGTCGTGGGTTTATTATTCAGTTTGCAATATTTTCCAAGTTCCTTCGTGCTTTCTTCTTTG
The DNA window shown above is from Lynx canadensis isolate LIC74 chromosome X, mLynCan4.pri.v2, whole genome shotgun sequence and carries:
- the LOC115506924 gene encoding paraneoplastic antigen Ma6F-like, with protein sequence MALAVLRDWCRWMGVNEQRSLLILGIPDDCEDQEFQEAVQAALQPLGRYRVLGKVFRKEFRSKVALVEMAQYLNRSVIPRQIPGMGGPWTVVFLPQAPESESEDTLNFLAQTQRQAGVALAGEAGAGDGAGAGGQEGAGGGAAAVRQAGPEEEAGESDEEGAAGDAGIAGLSGSVSVAGAAGEEGAVGVAGATGAGRSWTQPWSPAWQPVLENRASGKLRTFPGTEEPHREEESFESWLDHTSDMLSLWCHITERERRRRLMESLGGPALDLVCGLLAENPDVPAQDCLAALVQVFGREDTPTTARLKFLTCGQRPQETLFVYVIRLEGLLQSAVEKGAIHPNLAGHLRARQVLTRARPNEMLENKLRRMRLDRRPPGFLGMLRLIQETEAWEATAARSEHLQVEEGARVGTGGLAAARASGEVAEASPAREDASQAALANLGASEAVPGSAEADTAAPEARDVARAALVPEEAPKIFPATQEDENAPASAGLDHARPSEAPGGPTPAQMGSASREGPGGPGCEPEGLAQAGDQEAGEPLEEGPKPIPEESGNEDGAGEVRPPKSSSGK